A single region of the Kineosporiaceae bacterium SCSIO 59966 genome encodes:
- a CDS encoding enoyl-CoA hydratase: MNAVSTALAAELATATAHLAQDRTVRAVVVSSSQPKAFCVGADLKERNAFTDEDLRRQRDVTRAAYRGVLDLPVPAVAAVAGYALGGGCEIALACDLIVADPTAVLGLPEVSVGVVPGGGGTQLLTRRLGWSRAADLVFTARRVDAAEAHRLGLVDRLTEPGAARDVALEVARAIAANSPVGVRNAKRAMRLGLDVDLATALEVEDAAWRATAFSQDRAEGVRAFAEKRTPRWPGV, encoded by the coding sequence ATGAACGCCGTGTCGACCGCGCTCGCCGCCGAGCTCGCCACCGCCACCGCGCACCTCGCGCAGGACCGCACGGTGCGCGCGGTCGTCGTGAGCTCCAGCCAGCCGAAGGCCTTCTGCGTCGGCGCGGACCTCAAGGAGCGCAACGCCTTCACCGACGAGGACCTGCGCCGCCAGCGGGACGTCACCCGCGCCGCCTACCGCGGCGTCCTGGACCTGCCGGTGCCGGCGGTCGCCGCCGTCGCCGGGTACGCCCTCGGCGGCGGCTGCGAGATCGCCCTGGCCTGCGACCTCATCGTCGCCGACCCGACCGCCGTCCTCGGCCTGCCCGAGGTGTCCGTCGGCGTCGTCCCCGGTGGTGGCGGCACCCAGCTGCTGACCCGCCGCCTCGGCTGGTCCCGGGCCGCCGACCTCGTCTTCACCGCCCGGCGGGTCGACGCCGCCGAGGCCCACCGGCTCGGGCTGGTCGACCGGCTCACCGAGCCGGGCGCGGCCCGGGACGTCGCCCTCGAGGTGGCCCGCGCGATCGCCGCGAACTCCCCGGTCGGGGTCCGCAACGCCAAGCGGGCGATGCGCCTGGGCCTGGACGTCGACCTCGCCACCGCGCTCGAGGTCGAGGACGCCGCGTGGCGGGCGACCGCGTTCAGCCAGGACCGGGCCGAGGGGGTGCGGGCGTTCGCCGAGAAGCGGACCCCGCGCTGGCCGGGGGTCTGA
- a CDS encoding hydroxymethylglutaryl-CoA lyase encodes MGTWPERVSLREVGPRDGLQNEAPVPTDAKVRLLDLLPGTGLRRIEAVSFVHPKAIPQMADAEEVWARARKHPDVRYSALVPNLKGAQRAIAAGFTELEMVVSASDTHNRKNVNRSTAESLDDIAGVVQHVHDAGGTLEVIVSTSFGCPYEGEVPTSRVLDVVRRAVADGADRIAFGDTTGVATPGRVAALVDGYLAAYAGTPFLLHFHNTRGTALANILTAMEHGATEFDASVGGLGGCPYAPGASGNVATEEVVHMLEDMGVATGVDLAALLEVARYVQDVVGRELPSGVLKAGPRTVTVPA; translated from the coding sequence ATGGGCACCTGGCCGGAGCGGGTCAGCCTGCGCGAGGTCGGTCCGCGCGACGGGCTGCAGAACGAGGCGCCGGTCCCCACCGACGCGAAGGTGCGGCTGCTCGATCTGCTGCCGGGCACCGGGCTGCGCCGGATCGAGGCGGTGAGCTTCGTGCACCCGAAGGCGATCCCGCAGATGGCCGACGCCGAGGAGGTGTGGGCGCGGGCGCGCAAGCACCCCGACGTCCGCTACTCGGCGCTGGTGCCGAACCTCAAGGGCGCCCAGCGCGCCATCGCCGCCGGGTTCACCGAACTCGAGATGGTGGTCTCGGCCTCCGACACGCACAACCGCAAGAACGTCAACCGCTCGACCGCGGAGTCCCTCGACGACATCGCCGGCGTCGTCCAGCACGTCCACGACGCCGGCGGCACGCTCGAGGTCATCGTCTCCACGTCGTTCGGCTGCCCCTACGAGGGGGAGGTGCCGACGTCCCGGGTGCTCGACGTCGTCCGGCGGGCGGTCGCGGACGGCGCGGACCGGATCGCGTTCGGGGACACCACCGGCGTCGCCACCCCCGGCCGGGTCGCCGCCCTCGTCGACGGCTACCTGGCCGCGTACGCCGGCACCCCGTTTCTGCTGCACTTCCACAACACCCGCGGCACGGCGCTGGCCAACATCCTCACCGCGATGGAGCACGGCGCGACCGAGTTCGACGCCAGCGTCGGCGGGCTCGGAGGCTGCCCGTACGCGCCGGGAGCCTCCGGCAACGTGGCGACCGAGGAGGTCGTGCACATGCTCGAGGACATGGGGGTGGCCACCGGCGTGGACCTGGCGGCGCTGCTCGAGGTGGCCCGCTACGTCCAGGACGTCGTCGGCCGCGAGCTGCCGAGCGGCGTCCTGAAGGCGGGGCCGCGGACGGTCACGGTCCCCGCGTGA
- a CDS encoding response regulator transcription factor — MTTMPGVTRVLLAEDDPAIAEPLARALGREGYDVEVRDTGQGAIDVASSGVDLVVLDLGLPDIDGLDVCRRIRSDGVTAPVLVLTARADEVDTVVGLDAGADDYVTKPFRLAELLARVRALLRRGGAEAGESSLTEVHGVRLDGDARRAWVGDTELQLTAKEFDLLRVLLREAGSVVTRDELMREVWDTEWWTSTKTLDMHVSWLRRKLGDDATNPRFISTVRGVGFRFERE; from the coding sequence ATGACTACCATGCCCGGCGTGACGAGGGTGCTGCTGGCCGAGGACGACCCGGCGATCGCCGAGCCGCTGGCCCGCGCCCTGGGCCGGGAGGGCTACGACGTCGAGGTCCGCGACACCGGGCAGGGCGCGATCGACGTCGCCTCCAGCGGGGTCGACCTCGTCGTCCTGGACCTCGGGCTGCCGGACATCGACGGGCTCGACGTGTGCCGGCGGATCCGCTCCGACGGGGTCACCGCCCCCGTGCTCGTGCTGACCGCTCGCGCCGACGAGGTCGACACCGTCGTCGGCCTGGACGCCGGTGCCGACGACTACGTCACCAAGCCGTTCCGGCTCGCCGAGCTGCTCGCCCGGGTGCGGGCGCTGCTGCGCCGCGGCGGGGCCGAGGCGGGGGAGTCCTCGCTCACCGAGGTGCACGGCGTCCGGCTGGACGGCGACGCCCGCCGGGCGTGGGTCGGGGACACCGAGCTGCAGCTCACCGCCAAGGAGTTCGACCTGCTGCGGGTGCTGCTGCGCGAGGCCGGGTCCGTGGTCACCCGCGACGAGCTCATGCGCGAGGTGTGGGACACCGAGTGGTGGACCTCGACGAAGACCCTCGACATGCACGTGTCGTGGCTGCGCCGCAAGCTCGGGGACGACGCGACGAACCCCCGGTTCATCTCCACCGTGCGAGGCGTGGGCTTCCGCTTCGAGCGGGAGTAG
- a CDS encoding sensor histidine kinase, which yields MRARILQATVASVVLAVLLLGIPLGIVGVALVRDQALRSAQDRSDALLRTVERRLEFDQEVTPDVLEPYVNAEREWTAYVTVTLPDGGLVTAGEPDPPYLRGETTTDRLSARVDVPRSSVVSAALQVVVLVLVVSVGAIVAGVALGLVQARRLTEPLVDLARNAQRLGSGQIRPSAQRSGVPEVDLVAAEIAASAERMAARLAAEREFASDASHQLRTPLTAVSMRLEEIAAATDEPAVREEARIALDQVERLVQVVDDLLDRNRQARAAPAPLVLGDVLDQQREEWLPQYRAAGRRLDVEVPRDVVVLASAGPLAQALATLLENSLQHGAGTTSVRVRQSGSSVVVEVADEGPGIPDSLGVRVFERKVSSARSTGLGLALARDLVTADGGRLELLRPRPPVFALFLRAAP from the coding sequence GTGCGGGCCCGCATCCTGCAGGCCACCGTCGCCTCGGTGGTGCTCGCCGTCCTGCTGCTCGGCATCCCGCTGGGGATCGTCGGTGTCGCGCTGGTGCGTGACCAGGCGCTGCGCAGCGCCCAGGACCGCTCCGACGCACTGCTGCGCACCGTCGAGCGGCGGCTGGAGTTCGACCAGGAGGTGACCCCCGACGTCCTCGAGCCGTACGTGAACGCGGAGCGGGAGTGGACGGCGTACGTCACCGTGACCCTGCCGGACGGCGGTCTGGTGACCGCCGGGGAGCCCGACCCGCCGTACCTGCGGGGGGAGACGACGACCGACCGGTTGTCCGCGCGGGTCGACGTGCCGCGCTCGTCGGTGGTGTCCGCGGCGCTGCAGGTGGTCGTGCTCGTGCTCGTCGTGTCGGTCGGCGCGATCGTGGCCGGGGTGGCGCTCGGTCTGGTGCAGGCCCGGCGGCTCACCGAGCCGCTGGTGGACCTGGCCCGCAACGCCCAGCGGCTCGGCTCCGGGCAGATCCGGCCGTCGGCGCAGCGCAGCGGCGTCCCGGAGGTGGACCTGGTCGCGGCCGAGATCGCCGCCAGCGCCGAGCGGATGGCCGCCCGGCTGGCGGCAGAGCGGGAGTTCGCCTCCGACGCCTCCCACCAGCTGCGCACCCCGCTGACGGCGGTGTCGATGCGGCTGGAGGAGATCGCCGCGGCGACCGACGAGCCGGCCGTGCGCGAGGAGGCCCGGATCGCGCTGGACCAGGTCGAGCGGCTGGTCCAGGTCGTCGACGACCTGCTGGACCGCAACCGGCAGGCGCGCGCGGCGCCCGCGCCGCTGGTGCTCGGCGACGTGCTCGACCAGCAGCGCGAGGAGTGGCTGCCGCAGTACCGGGCCGCGGGCCGTCGGCTGGACGTCGAGGTGCCACGGGACGTCGTCGTGCTGGCCAGCGCTGGACCGCTCGCCCAGGCGCTGGCGACCCTGCTGGAGAACTCCCTGCAGCACGGCGCCGGGACGACGTCCGTGCGGGTGCGGCAGAGCGGCAGCTCGGTGGTCGTCGAGGTCGCCGACGAGGGGCCGGGGATCCCGGACTCGCTCGGGGTGCGGGTGTTCGAGCGCAAGGTGTCCAGCGCCCGCTCGACCGGGCTCGGGCTGGCGCTCGCGCGGGACCTCGTCACCGCCGACGGTGGCCGCCTGGAGCTGCTGCGCCCCCGCCCGCCGGTGTTCGCCCTCTTCCTCCGCGCCGCCCCCTGA
- a CDS encoding IS3 family transposase (programmed frameshift), translated as MSKYRKFTQEYREEAVRLVIESSRPIAEVARELGINEGTLGNWCNKYRREHPVSEELNLPERSRLRELERENRELRLQAEFLKKAGSLLRQGAAVSDKYALIAAEKADRRSPFSVVLMCTVLAVSTSAFYDWLTGQPSARQVRRAKIGVHVQAAFAAGRGTYGVRRVHAVLGRSDDADVAGASVRIVRDIMQEKGLRACQPRAYRTTTVRDPGTEPVIADHVGRDFTATAPGHKLVGDITYVPTWQGWLYLATVIDCHTKAVVGWSMADHMRTDLVCDAITMATRNVPLAAGAVFHSDRGSQYTSAQFARHLAEHGLTGSMGRTGICWDNAMAESFFGALKNELVYRTVFPTRDKARQAIAEYIEVFYNRQRLHSALGYKTPLEVANEYHQHATLAA; from the exons ATGTCTAAGTATCGGAAGTTCACTCAGGAATACCGTGAAGAGGCCGTCAGGTTGGTGATCGAGTCGAGCCGGCCGATCGCCGAGGTGGCCCGGGAGCTGGGCATCAACGAGGGCACCCTTGGGAACTGGTGCAACAAGTACCGGCGGGAGCACCCGGTCAGTGAGGAGTTGAACCTGCCCGAGCGGAGCCGGTTACGGGAGCTGGAGCGGGAGAACCGTGAGCTCAGGTTGCAGGCGGAGTTCCTAAAAAAAGCAG GCAGCCTTCTTCGCCAGGGAGCAGCAGTGAGCGACAAGTACGCGCTCATTGCCGCGGAGAAGGCCGACCGCAGGAGCCCGTTCAGCGTGGTGCTCATGTGCACGGTGCTGGCGGTGTCGACCTCGGCGTTCTACGACTGGTTGACCGGGCAGCCCAGCGCGCGGCAGGTGCGGCGAGCCAAGATCGGGGTGCACGTGCAGGCCGCGTTCGCCGCCGGCCGCGGCACCTACGGGGTGCGCCGGGTGCACGCGGTGCTCGGGCGCAGCGACGACGCCGACGTGGCGGGCGCGTCGGTGCGGATCGTGCGAGACATCATGCAGGAGAAGGGGCTTCGCGCGTGCCAGCCGCGGGCCTACCGGACCACCACGGTGCGTGACCCCGGCACCGAACCCGTCATCGCCGACCACGTCGGCCGGGACTTCACCGCCACCGCGCCCGGCCACAAGCTCGTCGGCGACATCACGTACGTGCCCACCTGGCAGGGCTGGCTGTACCTGGCGACCGTGATCGACTGCCACACCAAGGCCGTCGTGGGGTGGTCGATGGCCGACCACATGCGCACCGACCTGGTCTGCGACGCGATCACGATGGCCACGCGCAACGTCCCCCTCGCCGCCGGCGCGGTATTTCACTCGGACCGCGGCAGTCAATACACCAGCGCCCAATTCGCCCGCCACCTCGCCGAGCACGGGCTCACCGGTTCGATGGGAAGAACCGGGATCTGCTGGGACAATGCCATGGCCGAATCCTTTTTCGGGGCGTTGAAGAACGAGCTCGTGTACCGCACCGTCTTCCCCACCCGAGACAAGGCCCGCCAGGCCATTGCAGAATACATCGAAGTGTTCTACAATCGGCAACGTCTCCACTCGGCACTCGGCTACAAGACCCCGCTCGAGGTCGCCAACGAGTACCACCAACACGCCACACTTGCCGCCTGA
- a CDS encoding nucleotidyltransferase domain-containing protein codes for MAVRQAVETLLRAVDDGSLARLCERHDVEILTLFGSARTDPASARDVDIGVRFRGRATPDPVPLIGDLMDLLSTDAVDVLLVDRATPTGRFAALVEARRRPRRGEAAVRDGRRRVGERPDGRRSRVLRDGVAATPRPRTAGPMTPSALQAATVQAKLRLMRDPTLP; via the coding sequence GTGGCAGTGCGGCAGGCGGTGGAGACGCTCCTGCGAGCAGTGGACGACGGCTCGCTGGCCAGGCTGTGCGAGCGCCACGACGTGGAGATCCTGACCCTCTTCGGTAGCGCCCGCACGGATCCGGCGTCCGCGCGGGACGTCGACATCGGCGTCCGGTTCCGCGGGCGGGCGACGCCGGACCCGGTGCCGCTGATCGGTGACCTGATGGACCTGCTGTCCACCGACGCCGTCGACGTCCTGCTGGTGGACCGGGCCACGCCCACCGGCAGGTTCGCCGCCCTCGTCGAGGCGAGGCGCCGCCCTCGTCGAGGCGAGGCCGCTGTACGAGACGGCCGACGGCGTGTGGGCGAACGCCCAGATGGCCGCCGCTCTCGAGTTCTACGAGACGGAGTGGCTGCGACGCCTCGACCTCGAACAGCTGGCCCGATGACGCCGTCGGCGCTGCAGGCGGCGACCGTCCAGGCCAAGTTGCGGCTGATGCGCGATCCCACCCTCCCGTGA
- a CDS encoding GtrA family protein — translation MVGAVAYVVDVSVFNALRLGPLSDSPLGAKASSVAVATVVAWLGNRYWTFRRRRRASARRELVLFVVMNAIGMGIALVCLWISHYVLGFTSPLADNIAANVVGLALGTAFRFYAYRTWVFSEEHAVLDDVRPVDAASAAAEVSVVAEGRVATER, via the coding sequence ATGGTCGGCGCGGTCGCGTACGTCGTCGACGTCAGCGTGTTCAACGCGCTGCGGCTCGGGCCGCTGTCGGACTCCCCGCTGGGCGCGAAGGCGTCCTCGGTGGCGGTCGCGACCGTCGTCGCCTGGCTGGGCAACCGGTACTGGACGTTCCGCCGCCGGCGCCGTGCGTCGGCCCGCCGCGAGCTCGTGCTGTTCGTCGTCATGAACGCGATCGGCATGGGTATCGCGCTGGTCTGCCTGTGGATCTCGCACTACGTCCTGGGGTTCACCAGCCCGCTGGCGGACAACATCGCGGCGAACGTCGTCGGGCTGGCGCTGGGCACGGCGTTCCGGTTCTACGCCTACCGCACGTGGGTGTTCAGCGAGGAGCACGCCGTCCTGGACGACGTCCGGCCGGTGGACGCCGCCAGCGCGGCGGCCGAGGTGAGCGTGGTAGCTGAGGGGCGCGTCGCGACCGAACGGTGA
- a CDS encoding alpha/beta fold hydrolase, with protein sequence MTDVAPARPGPAPRVVLVPGFWLGAWAWDDVAPHLAAAGLEPVALTLPGLEPDHPDRGSVTVEDQVRAIEDALTGGDGVATVLVAHSGAAAAATVALDRHVDEVAHVVWVDTAPASDGFVMNPDVEGPEYPLTAQWEEEMAQGSMRGLTDEQLAAFQRRAVPQPAASLRDRVALTSPRRLDVPSTIVCTAFPAAEYRSYAEQGVPFRSAGVPGARAHRPAHGPLADVERAGAARCGHRRPGAAQRPVGHEAPSRLPRCARAADPPGGGIA encoded by the coding sequence ATGACCGACGTCGCCCCCGCACGTCCCGGACCCGCGCCCCGCGTCGTCCTCGTCCCCGGCTTCTGGCTGGGGGCCTGGGCCTGGGACGACGTAGCGCCGCACCTGGCCGCGGCCGGCCTCGAGCCGGTGGCGCTCACCCTGCCCGGACTGGAGCCGGATCACCCCGACCGCGGCTCGGTCACCGTGGAGGACCAGGTCCGCGCGATCGAGGACGCGCTCACCGGCGGCGACGGCGTGGCCACCGTGCTCGTCGCGCACAGCGGCGCCGCCGCGGCGGCCACGGTGGCGCTGGACCGGCACGTGGACGAGGTGGCCCACGTCGTCTGGGTGGACACCGCGCCGGCGTCCGACGGGTTCGTGATGAACCCGGACGTCGAGGGGCCCGAGTATCCCTTGACGGCCCAGTGGGAGGAGGAGATGGCGCAGGGGTCGATGCGGGGGCTGACCGACGAGCAACTCGCTGCGTTCCAGCGGCGCGCGGTGCCGCAGCCGGCCGCGTCGTTGCGTGACCGGGTGGCGCTCACCAGTCCGAGGCGCCTGGACGTGCCGAGCACCATCGTGTGCACGGCATTCCCGGCGGCGGAGTACCGCTCCTACGCCGAGCAGGGCGTGCCGTTTCGGTCTGCTGGAGTACCGGGCGCTCGAGCTCATCGACCTGCCCACGGGCCACTGGCCGATGTGGAGCGAGCCGGAGCGGCTCGCTGCGGTCATCGCCGACCGGGTGCCGCGCAGCGCCCGGTAGGCCACGAGGCGCCCAGTAGGCTGCCCCGCTGTGCCCGAGCAGCCGACCCCCCAGGTGGCGGGATTGCATGA
- a CDS encoding 5-(carboxyamino)imidazole ribonucleotide synthase, translating into MLDFGPSCRRVAPTTQHSVGWREGLRVAGLHDHAEGVAGSHDHGGGVGGFPTVAVVGGGQLARMMQTAAVELGVRLRLLTVDPDDAAAQVIPQTTVGHHTDLAALQSLAEGTAAVTFDHEHVPTEHLHALADAGHAVRPGPQALVHAQDKLVMRRRLTDLGLPCPRWAAVHDAAELTAFGDDVGWPVVLKTPRGGYDGKGVRVVANADDAADWLERSAGSPLLAEEKVAYRRELAALVARSPSGQAAAWPVVESIQVDGVCDEVIAPAPGLDDDTAGEATTVALRVAGELGVTGVLAVELFETDEGRVLVNELAMRPHNSGHWTIDGSVTSQFEQHLRAVLDLPLGATTPRARWTVMVNVLDGQYEDLYRSYLHVMARDPGVKVHLYGKAVRPGRKVGHVTVYGEDLDDVRARARHAADFIRGVIDE; encoded by the coding sequence ATGCTGGATTTTGGGCCCTCGTGCCGGCGTGTTGCGCCAACAACCCAGCATTCTGTGGGCTGGCGGGAGGGGCTGAGGGTGGCGGGATTGCATGATCACGCCGAGGGGGTGGCGGGATCGCATGATCACGGGGGAGGGGTCGGGGGGTTTCCGACGGTGGCGGTCGTCGGCGGCGGCCAGCTCGCCCGGATGATGCAGACCGCGGCCGTCGAGCTCGGCGTCCGGCTGCGGCTGCTCACCGTCGACCCGGACGACGCCGCCGCCCAGGTCATCCCGCAGACCACGGTCGGCCACCACACCGACCTGGCCGCCCTCCAGTCACTCGCCGAGGGCACTGCGGCGGTGACCTTCGACCACGAGCACGTCCCCACCGAGCACCTGCACGCGCTCGCCGACGCCGGCCACGCCGTCCGGCCTGGCCCGCAGGCCCTCGTCCACGCCCAGGACAAGCTCGTCATGCGCCGCCGGCTCACCGATCTCGGCCTGCCCTGCCCGCGCTGGGCCGCCGTCCACGACGCCGCCGAACTCACCGCGTTCGGCGACGACGTCGGCTGGCCGGTCGTGCTGAAGACTCCCCGCGGCGGCTACGACGGCAAGGGCGTGCGGGTCGTGGCGAACGCGGACGACGCCGCCGACTGGCTGGAGCGGTCCGCCGGCAGCCCGCTGCTCGCCGAGGAGAAGGTCGCCTACCGGCGCGAGCTTGCCGCGCTCGTCGCCCGCAGCCCGTCCGGGCAGGCGGCGGCGTGGCCGGTGGTGGAGTCGATTCAGGTGGACGGCGTGTGCGACGAGGTGATCGCCCCGGCACCGGGTCTGGACGACGACACCGCCGGCGAGGCGACGACGGTCGCCCTGCGGGTCGCCGGGGAGCTCGGCGTCACCGGCGTCCTGGCCGTCGAGCTGTTCGAGACTGACGAGGGCCGGGTGCTGGTCAACGAGCTCGCGATGCGCCCGCACAACTCCGGGCACTGGACCATCGACGGGTCGGTGACGTCCCAGTTCGAGCAGCACCTGCGCGCCGTCCTGGACCTGCCGCTCGGCGCGACGACGCCGCGGGCCCGCTGGACGGTCATGGTGAACGTCCTCGACGGGCAGTACGAGGACCTCTACCGCTCCTACCTGCACGTGATGGCCCGCGACCCGGGGGTCAAGGTTCACCTGTACGGCAAGGCGGTGCGGCCCGGTCGCAAGGTCGGGCACGTCACCGTCTACGGCGAGGACCTGGACGACGTCCGGGCGCGGGCCCGGCACGCCGCCGACTTCATCCGAGGAGTAATCGATGAGTGA
- the purE gene encoding 5-(carboxyamino)imidazole ribonucleotide mutase, with the protein MSEQQPRAEQQPRVGVVMGSDSDWPVMEAAATALAEFGVPHEVDVVSAHRMPVEMIAYGRDAAGRGLQVIVAGAGGAAHLPGMLASVTPLPVIGVPVPLRHLDGLDSLLSIVQMPAGVPVATVSVGGARNAGLLAVRILAASDDALRERMAAFQAALREEAAAKGERLRSRLARPATGFQA; encoded by the coding sequence ATGAGTGAGCAGCAGCCGCGGGCCGAGCAGCAGCCGCGGGTCGGCGTCGTCATGGGCTCGGACTCCGACTGGCCGGTGATGGAGGCGGCCGCGACCGCGCTGGCCGAGTTCGGCGTCCCGCACGAGGTGGACGTCGTCTCCGCGCACCGGATGCCGGTCGAGATGATCGCCTACGGCCGGGACGCCGCGGGGCGAGGTCTGCAGGTGATCGTCGCCGGGGCAGGGGGAGCCGCGCACCTGCCGGGGATGCTCGCGTCGGTGACGCCGCTGCCGGTGATCGGGGTGCCGGTGCCGTTGCGGCACCTCGACGGGCTGGACTCGCTGCTGTCGATCGTCCAGATGCCGGCTGGGGTGCCGGTGGCGACGGTGTCGGTGGGCGGGGCGCGCAACGCGGGACTGCTCGCGGTGCGGATCCTCGCCGCCTCGGACGACGCGCTGCGCGAGCGGATGGCGGCGTTCCAGGCGGCACTGCGGGAGGAGGCGGCGGCCAAGGGGGAGCGGCTGCGGTCCCGGCTGGCCCGGCCGGCGACGGGGTTCCAGGCCTGA
- a CDS encoding CopG family transcriptional regulator yields MDVTLHLTEDESMLLRRAAAAEGRSPEDLLRAGLADRLRRTVLDAVLAEDLPRYRAALDRLGQ; encoded by the coding sequence ATGGACGTGACACTCCACCTCACCGAGGACGAGTCGATGCTTCTGCGCCGCGCCGCGGCGGCGGAGGGACGCTCCCCTGAGGACCTCCTGCGCGCCGGCCTGGCGGACCGTCTGCGCCGCACCGTCCTGGACGCCGTCCTCGCCGAGGACCTGCCCCGCTACAGGGCCGCGTTAGACAGGCTCGGTCAGTGA
- a CDS encoding helix-turn-helix domain-containing protein: MTVNPSHLSDDDWARVRAFLDAARAKGEVVDLSTRAELLTPAEVAKRLGMSRSTVRRRILNGDLKAVKVGTHHRIPLAEYERFSDELMLRMAQASAADIEAELFGE; encoded by the coding sequence ATGACGGTGAACCCCTCGCACCTGTCGGATGACGACTGGGCGCGCGTGCGCGCGTTCCTCGACGCCGCCCGCGCCAAGGGCGAAGTCGTCGACCTGTCCACCCGGGCCGAGCTGCTCACCCCCGCCGAGGTCGCCAAGCGGCTCGGGATGTCCCGTTCCACCGTGCGCCGCCGGATCCTGAACGGCGATCTGAAGGCCGTGAAGGTTGGCACCCACCACCGCATCCCGCTGGCCGAGTACGAGCGTTTCAGCGATGAGCTGATGCTCCGCATGGCGCAGGCGTCGGCGGCTGATATCGAGGCCGAGTTGTTCGGTGAGTGA
- a CDS encoding LCP family protein, giving the protein MLVLLIGYPVALGLVGYTAVDRVGPLGLAASTPGHTTLLVGSDSREGTDIGGGGGARTDTILLLHRMGLTGPSVLVSVPRDSYVPIPGHGSNKINAAYAFGGPALLAQTIEGATGIAVDSYVETDLASFPDIVDAVGGVELCPQEPIQDPLAGHLDIEAGCQTMDGQTALGYARTRQGPDGDLGRVQRQRELIAAIAAQAASPATLLNPLEAFPLARSAGSALAVDDGTGPIDLAQFGMGLLQTTGGDALSLTVPVGGLSRREGAGSVVDWDTEQADRLFSALLAGDEQTVREIAEAQPPAR; this is encoded by the coding sequence CTGCTCGTCCTGCTGATCGGCTACCCGGTGGCGCTCGGGCTCGTCGGGTACACCGCGGTCGACCGGGTCGGGCCGCTCGGGCTGGCCGCGTCCACGCCCGGGCACACCACGCTGCTCGTCGGGTCGGACAGCCGGGAGGGCACCGACATCGGCGGCGGGGGCGGCGCGCGCACCGACACCATCCTGCTGCTGCACCGGATGGGGCTGACCGGGCCGTCCGTGCTCGTCAGCGTGCCGCGGGACTCCTACGTGCCCATCCCCGGCCACGGCTCCAACAAGATCAACGCCGCGTACGCGTTCGGCGGGCCGGCGCTGCTCGCGCAGACCATCGAGGGCGCGACCGGGATCGCCGTCGACAGCTACGTGGAGACCGACCTCGCCTCGTTCCCCGACATCGTCGATGCCGTCGGCGGGGTCGAGCTGTGCCCGCAGGAGCCGATCCAGGACCCGCTGGCCGGGCACCTCGACATCGAGGCCGGCTGCCAGACGATGGACGGCCAGACCGCCCTCGGCTACGCCCGCACCCGGCAGGGCCCGGACGGCGACCTCGGGCGGGTGCAGCGGCAGCGTGAGCTCATCGCCGCCATCGCCGCGCAGGCCGCGTCCCCGGCGACGCTGCTCAACCCGCTCGAGGCGTTCCCGCTGGCCCGCTCGGCCGGGTCCGCGCTCGCCGTCGACGACGGCACCGGGCCGATCGACCTCGCGCAGTTCGGGATGGGGCTGCTGCAGACCACCGGCGGCGACGCGCTGAGCCTCACCGTGCCGGTCGGCGGGCTGAGCCGCCGCGAGGGCGCCGGGTCCGTCGTCGACTGGGACACCGAGCAGGCGGACCGTCTGTTCAGCGCCCTGCTCGCCGGGGACGAGCAGACCGTGCGCGAGATCGCCGAGGCCCAGCCCCCAGCCCGCTGA
- a CDS encoding CoA-binding protein, whose product MAHVNDPDVVRRLLTDTRRWAVVGLSSNRRRTAYSIAGYLRDALDKEIVPVHPKAEEVLGATGYASLRDVPGAIDVVDVFVRSDLAGAVVDDAIAVGATAVWLQLGVVDEDAAARAAAAGLDVVMDTCPAIEGPRLGLG is encoded by the coding sequence ATGGCTCACGTCAACGACCCGGACGTCGTCCGCCGGCTGCTCACCGACACCCGCCGGTGGGCCGTCGTCGGGCTGTCCTCCAACCGCCGCCGCACCGCTTACTCGATCGCCGGCTACCTGCGCGACGCCCTCGACAAGGAGATCGTGCCGGTGCACCCCAAGGCCGAGGAGGTGCTCGGCGCCACCGGGTACGCGTCGCTGCGGGACGTGCCGGGCGCGATCGACGTCGTCGACGTGTTCGTCCGCAGCGACCTCGCGGGGGCCGTCGTGGACGACGCCATCGCGGTGGGGGCGACAGCGGTGTGGCTGCAGCTCGGGGTGGTGGACGAGGACGCCGCGGCGCGGGCCGCTGCTGCGGGGCTGGACGTCGTCATGGACACCTGCCCGGCGATCGAGGGGCCGCGGCTCGGGCTGGGGTGA